The Halomonas sp. HAL1 genome segment CCACTCCTCAATCGCCAGCTCGAAGCGCTGCTTGACACGCGTGACTGGCTCACCAACAGCGCCCAAACGTGTGCTTTTATTCAGCAGCAGCTCAGCGACCTTAACTGGGTCGGCTTTTATCTCCAGCGCCAGCCTGACGTCTTGGGCCTGGGCCCGTTCCAAGGGCAGCCTGCCTGCCACCCGATCCCATTCAGCAAAGGCGTATGCGGTGCCGCTGCACGCCAGCAAATCACCCAGCGAATCGACGATGTGCATGCGGTGGCTGACCATATTGCCTGCGACGCCAACTCACGCTCCGAGCTGGTAGTACCCATTGTGGCCAACGGCACTCTTTGGGGGGTTCTTGATCTGGACAGCCCTCTTCATGCGCGCTTTACCTCACAAGACCAAGCAGGCATTGAAGCCCTAGTCGCCACCTTTATACGTCAGACAGAGCTTCCCGACTTAATTGAACGCTAAAACGCCCATACAAAAACACCCCGTGCAATAAATGCCGGGGTGCTTTTAGTGTCAGCTGGTAGGACCAGGCGGATTTGAACCGCCGACCTCCACGATGTCAACGTGGCGCTCTAACCAACTGAGCTATGGTCCTAGAAATTGGGGCTGGCTAGCAAATGGTAGGATCAGGCGGATTTGAACCGCCGACCTCCACGATGTCAACGTGGCGCTCTAACCAACTGAGCTATGATCCTATTGCGCGCTGAAACATATAGCGCTAGCTAAGCAACGGATGCGTATTTTACGCTTTCATCACTGAATTGCAAGCTATTTTACACCACTAACGAATGCGCCTTGAGCTGCTCAACGGGATACAGGTCGTCATTTATAGCGCATTTCTATCTTTATAATCCTTATAGCGCTAGGCTGGGTATTTTAATATTCTTGATATTCATTAAGGGTGATTGATCATGCTGGGTATTTTGCTAGGAAGCATAGCCATCGTGTTATTAATAGCGACACTGATTGCACGCATAGAATTACACTGGTGGTGGATCCGCAGCTTTGAATTTCCACGCTTGCAGATTGCTTGTCTGGCGATAATCACTTGGCTTTCAGCTGTTGTCCTGCTGGAAGGGGGAGCATGGCAGTGGGTAACACTACTTGCGTCAGGCCTCACTTTTCTGATTCAAGGCTACTACATTATGCCTTTTACTCGCCTATGGCCTATACAGGTTAAAACAGCGAAGAGTAACGACGACGATAAAACCATTACCCTGCTGATTGCTAACGTGCTGACACCTAACCGGCAAGCTCAACCGTTAATCGATATGATCAAACAGCACCAGCCTGACATCGTATTAACGCTAGAGTCTGACCAGTGGTGGCAAGACCAATTGGATCCCGCGTTAGCTGAGCAATGGCCCAATAGCGTTAAAATCCCGCTAGACAACCTTTACGGCATGCACCTCTATTCTCATCTTGAGCTTACCGACACCTCCGTTGAATGGTTGATTCAAGATGACATACCGTCTATTCATACCAGAGTAACACTAGCTAACGGCGACTCTATTCGCCTATTTGCCCTACACCCTCGCCCGCCAGCACCCAGCGAGAGTGAAAAATCCCTTTGGCGCGATGCAGAGCTGTTGTTGGTAGGCAAACGTATTCATGAAGACCCCCAACCGACGCTAGTCGCTGGCGACCTCAACGACGTGGCATGGTCACGCACAACACGCCTGTTTTGTCGTGTTGGCGGCATGCTCGACCCACGCCGAGGACGCGGGTTGTTCAGCACCTTCCACGCCAAATACCCGATATTGCGCTGGCCTCTGGACCATATTTTTGTGACCGAACACTTCACGCTGGTGGGTATGCAGCGGCTGAAATATTTCGGTTCTGATCATTTTCCTATGTTGGCAACGTTTTGCTATCGCCCTTCGCGCAAAAATGAAGCAGAAACCCCAGAGGCCAGTACGGAAGAGCGAAGTGAGGCCAGCGAAACAATCCAAGAAGGTAAAATTGAAAAACAAGAGACCTGATCGCTGGCTTACTTGCATTGCTTACTCGGGGACGCCTCCCTGGGTAAGCACGGTTGGGTCTAGCAACCGCTCTAACGTTTCGCGATCCAGGTCGGTCCTCTCCTCGGCGACATCAATAATCGCCCGCCCGGCTTGATAAGCTTCTTTAGCAATCGCCGCGGCAGCGTTATAACCAATCACGCCATTTAATGCCGTTACCAAAATAGGATTTTTTGCTAGCGGGCCTTTTACATTCTCTTCACGCACTTTAAAGGTCGCAATTGCTCTATCCGCTAGCAGCCGGGCAGTATTACTCATCAGGCTAATGGAGGTAAGCAGATTGGAAGCGACCAGCGGCAACATCACGTTCAACTGAAAATTACCGCTTTGCCCGGCAACCGTAATGGCCGTATCCAGGCCAATCACTTGCGCGGCAGCTTGAGCGGCTGATTCTGGAATCACCGGGTTAACTTTGCCTGGCATAATGGAGCTACCGGGCTGCAGTGCCTCAAGTTCAATTTCCCCCAGCCCTGCCAGTGGGCCAGAGTTCATCCAGCGCAAATCATTGGCAATTTTCATGATTACACAGGCGAGCCCTTTCAGTTGCCCCGACAGCTCTACCGCTGCATCTTGTGACGAAAGGCTGGCAAAAAAGCTGTCATTGGGTGTGAACATTAACCCGGTCTGTTCACTAAGCTCTTGAGCAACCTGCTCAGCAAAACCGGCTGGCGCGTTAACACCGGTACCTACAGCGGTCCCGCCTTGCGCTAATCTGCAGAGCCTCTTCATTGCGCTGTCAAAACGCTCTATGGCCTGATTAATCTGGCTCGACCAGGCGCCTAGCTCTTGATCCATGCGCAGCGGCATAGCGTCCATAAGATGCGTACGGCCGGTTTTTACCACATGGCTTAGTTCGCTCGCGCGCTGATCAATAGTATCGCGCAGATGAACAAGGGCTGGACGCAGCGATTCGTGAACGGCAATGGCCGACGAAAGATGGATCGCCGTTGGGATTACATCATTACTCGACTGCCCCATATTAACGTGATCGTTCGGGGTTACCTCAACGCCCTCACGGCTCGCCAAGGTCGCCAACACCTCGTTGACGTTCATATTGGTGGAAGTGCCTGAACCGGTTTGAAAAACATCGATGGGGAAATGCTGGTCATGCTTGCCGGTTAATACGTCACGAGCCGCTTTTTGGATAGCTTCGCCACGTGCGCTATCTAACCCTCCCAGGATTTGGTTTGCGCGTGCTGCGGCTAGTTTGATGCGGGTGACCGCATGAATAAAAGCGGTCGGCATAGGCGTATGGGAAACAGGAAAGTTATTGATTGCCCGCTGTGTCTGCGCGCCGTAGAGGGCATCGAAAGGCACTTCCAGTTCGCCCATGCTGTCGCGTTCCATCCGTGTTGCCATTGCTCTTACTCCCATCAGTGAGATTAATAGTGCTGCTTATCTGAGCGCATACTCTCTCTTTCGTTCGCCAGCATAAAACTGCATCGACTCCCTTTAAGCTAGCTGGTTGAGCCATGCGGGTAAACATGACCTTGCCCACATACACTTACTTGCCCTCTATTCTAAGATGCCTAAAGCCAGATGTTGCACTGCACAAAAACAGTTGCTATGCTGCATCGCAAGATAGCTTAAAAAGCTACCCAATCAATAAGCAGCGCCAACCTCTGGATAGCTGCTTTTGGCAAGACTAGACCCTGGAGGGTATGACGATGCGTACTTTAAACACTAACGAAATGACTCAGCAATTTGACAACATGTTTATGGCGCCAGTACGCGCTTATATGGCATTGAGCATCGATTACAGCGAAAAAATGGTCAATGCTCAAATGGATGCCAGCAAAGCCTATTTCGACACAGGCGTTGCGCAGATGCGCCAGATGATGGATGTCAAAGATGCAGAAGGTCTGCGTAGTTACATGGAAGGCCAGCAGAAAGTTGCTAAAGACTTAGCCGAGCGCGCTAAAGGCGACGCAGATAAAGTTGTATCGCTACAGCAGGACTTTATCCAGAAAAGCCAAAAAATTACTGAAGATAACGTCAAGCAGGCGCAAACTGCCGCTAGCAAAATGACGAAAACTGCCTAAACCAACAAGGTTTAAGTAATCCGTAACGCCACCACTGGCCCCGCCAGCGGTGGCGTTTTAGTCACTGCGTCATCAATTTTCATCTACGTTTCACCAGTCCTCTCATCTCAACAACCATCTCATTTCACCAACCATATCACTTCACCACTATCTCAGTTCACCAACTAAGCGCAGATTTCACAAACGGAATGGTTAGTTTACGCTTGGCCGATAAAGACGCTTTATCCAGTGTTTCCACCGCACGGCAAAGCTCGCCTAACTCGCGCGGGCCACGATGCAAAATATAGCGCCCGACGTCATCGGGTAGCTGCATTCCTCTCACGCTGGCGCGCAGCTTTAAAGCTGCCAAACGCTCTTCATCGTTTTCTAAAGGGCGCACGTGGAAGGTTACCCCCCAAGTCAAACGCGAGGCCAAATCGGGCAGTACCACATTTAACTGGCGTGGGGAGGCGCTTGCCGTAATCACCAGTTTTTTACCTGCATCACGCAGCCGATTAAAGGCGTGAAATAACGCTTCTTCCCAACGTTTGCGACCAATCACACACTCCAGGTCATCAATAGCGACAAGATCCAAGCGCTCAATATCTTCCAACATTAATGGCGGAAAGTGGCCTAAATCACTCAGTGGCAAATAAAGCGTGCGCTTGTCAGCGTCCGATGCAGCGTGGCAAGCGGCTTGAAGCAAATGACTACGGCCAACACCAGGTGCGCCCCAGAGATAAAGAAACTGTTCCCCCGTGGGGGTTAACTGCTGGGTAATATGCTCAACCAGCGGCGCGTTTGCCCGCGACGCATAATAGTTATCGAAAGTAGCGTCATCCCGCAGCCCAATCCCCAGTGGAAGCTGTGCCGGTATTCGGCTCATGATGATTCCCCAAAATCTTTACGACCCTGCTTATCGCGACCCAACTCATCATGATATGAAGAACTGGATTCAATTATCGTTGACTGGTTGTCGATGTTTTTATCGTCGTACAACTCACTATGTTGGTAACGAACCTTAACTTCTTTAAGTAGCACTAGGATGACCGCCGCGACGGGCAGTGCTAACAGCACCCCTGTCAGACCAAATAGATTCCCCCCCGCCAGCACGGCAAATATGACGGCGACCGGATGCAGACCGATTTTATCACCTAGTAACTTAGGCTGTAGGATCACACTCTCAGCCATTTGGCCGACACTGAACACCAAAATGACGCCGACCACGGCCCACCAAGTAGCGTACTGGAAAAGCGCGACAACAAGAGCGATTACTAACCCAACGATAAAGCCCAAAAACGGTACGATGCTGACTAGTCCTGATACAAAGCCGATTAGTAGGCCAAAATTTAGGCCCATCAGCGTCAAACCTACCGAATAAATAATTCCTAAACACAGCATAACGAGCAACTGCCCGCGCAAAAATGAGGAAAGCACTTCATCGCAGCGGCGCGCTAAGCGAAAGGTATCATCTGCCCACTGACGCGGAATCAAATTGGCAACATTATCGAGCAGACGGTTCCAATCCAAAAGCAAATAGAAAGTAACGACGGGTATCAAGGCCACATAGGTAATCCAAGAAACGAATGCCATCCCTGAACGGCCAATTTGGCCTAAGGCCTGGGCTAAATAGCCACCGGCATCCTGCCAGTTTTCAGCGAGGGTTTCGCGGACATTGGTTAATTCCGCCGTCACATCGTAGCCAGTCCACTCCTGCACCTGTGGGGCAAGGATATTTTCCACCCAGTTGAAGATGCTCGGGATGGCTTCTCCCAATTGTTTAAGCTGCTGGACAATCAGCGGAATCAATATGAGCAAACTCACCACAAGAATAAGGAGTAACACCAAAAACACACTACTTACCGCTAATGGGCGGTTCATCCCCCAACGCTGGAACTGGTTTGCTAACGGATCGGCTAGATAAGCGAGAATCATCCCAGCAATAAAAGGCATCAGTACTGCATCTAACAAATAAATCAAACCGCCGATCACCACTAAAAACAGGACACCCCACCAAGAATTCCGCATAGTTCCCTCTCAAACGTGGCTTTAAACCAACATTTTCATTAAACGCTACTATTTTTACTTACCACTACTATGCCGCATATGAACAAAAGCTGCTCGTATGCTTTTCATCATGTGTCACAGCGGTGCGACCTGGGCCGCTGAGTGTTACAATCCGCTCAAGTTAAGCCCAGCACTGGCTTTGTCGCCAGCACTACCAGCACCGCTAATTGCTTCACAGGATCTGTCATGACCGAGACCTCCTCTTCTTCGGCTACTCCTTCCCTCAGCTATAAGGACGCAGGCGTCGATATTGATGCCGGTAATGCCCTGGTTGACCGCATCAAACACGTTGCCAAACGCACCACACGCCCAGAAGTCATGGGCGGGCTGGGTGGTTTTGGCGCGCTATGTGAAATTCCGGCGGGCTATCGGCAACCCGTGCTTGTCTCGGGTACCGATGGCGTCGGCACCAAACTGCGCCTCGCGATGGATCTTGGCAAACACGACACGATTGGGATTGATTTAGTCGCGATGTGTGTCAACGATTTGATCGTGGCTGGCGCCGAGCCGCTACTATTTCTTGACTACTATGCCACGGGTAAGCTCGATGTGGATATTGCTGCTGACGTTGTCACCGGCATTGGTGCTGGCTGCGAGCTGGCCGGCTGTGCACTGGTCGGCGGTGAAACTGCCGAAATGCCAGGCATGTACGAAGGCAGCGATTACGATTTAGCTGGTTTTTGTGTCGGCGTAGTTGAGAAAGCAGACATTCTGGATGGCAGCAAAGTGGCCGAAGGTGATGTCATCCTGGGGCTTGCATCCTCAGGACCACACTCCAACGGTTACTCGCTGATTCGCAAAATACTCGATATCAGTAACGCTTCGTTGACCACCGACATCGACGGCAAGTCTTTGGGTGATGCATTGATGGCGCCCACCCGCATTTATGTGAAATCACTGCTCTCGTTAATGCGCGGTAGTGACATTCCTGTGCACGCACTGTCACACATTACCGGTGGCGGTCTGCTTGAAAATATTCCCCGCGTTCTACCGGATGCTCTCGCTGCTCATATTGATATTAATAGCTGGCAGCGCCCTGCCGTATTTGACTGGCTGCAGGCACAGGGCAACGTCAACGAAACCGAAATGCACCGTGTGCTTAATTGCGGTATCGGCATGGTCGTTGTGGTGCCACAACAGCAAGCAGAGCGTGCAACGGCACATCTAGAAGCTGAAGGCGAAACTGTTTACCGCCTAGGTCAGATCACCAAACGTCAAGGGGAAGCCGTTATTCTGGAGAACCTCTCGGCATGACCAATACGGACTATCAAAGCGACACTATCAAAGACGTGACGCCAGACCCCCTCGGGGCCCGCCGTATCGTGGTGTTGGTTTCAGGTAACGGCAGCAATCTACAGGCCTTGATTGATGCCCAGTCCCATGACCGTTTAGGCGGCGGAGAGATTGTCGCGGTCATTTCCAACGTCGCTGATGCCTACGGATTGAAGCGTGCCCACGAAGCGGGCATTGAAGCAGTCGCCCTGCCCCATCGCGAGTACGATAGCCGTGAAGCTTATGATGGCGCGTTGATCAAAGTCATTGAACGTCATGAACCGGATCTTATCGTTCTGGCAGGCTTCATGCGTATTTTGACGCCTCGCTTTGTTCAGCGTTTCTTAGGTCGCATGCTGAATATTCACCCTTCGCTGCTCCCCGAGTACCAAGGGCTTAATACTCACGCCCGTGCCCTGGCAGCCGGGGTTACCAGCCATGGATGCAGCGTGCACTTTGTCACCGAAGAGCTGGATGGTGGGCCCGTCGTGCTGCAAGCTGAGCTCCAGGTCAGCTCTGACGACACGGTGGAAACACTGCAGGAAAAAGTGCGTTCCCGTGAGCATTTACTCTACCCGATTGCAGTGCAGTGGTTTTTGGAAGGCCGACTGCAGTTCAGCGCCGAAGGCGCCAAAATGGACGGTCATCTGTTACCCGAGCATGGAATGCGGCTTTCTCACGCCGACGCTGCTGAAGAGCTAGATGAGGAGCTGGATGACGAACAGCAGGACTAATTAATGCTTTCTAGCCGGAAATGACTGTTCACTCAGCTTGAAACAGAAACGCCTGACGGCTTTATCACCGTCAGGCGTTTTTTGTCAGCAAAGCAGTAAGGCTAGGTGCGCGGCAGAGTAACGCCGCGCTGGCCCATGTACTTTCCTCCGCGGTCTTTATACGAGGTTTCGCACACCTCATCGGACTCTAAGAACAACATCTGCGCAACACCCTCATGGGCATAGATTTTCGCTGGCAGATTGGTGGTGTTAGAAAACTCTAGTGTCACGTGGCCTTCCCACTCGGGCTCCAGCGGGGTCACATTGACAATAATGCCACAGCGCGCATAGGTGGATTTTCCCAAGCAAATAGTCAGCACATTACGTGGAATCCGGAAGTACTCGACCGTACGCGCCAGTGCAAAAGAGTTGGGCGGTATAACGCAAACATCGCCTTTAATATCGACGAAGCTTTTCGCATCAAACGCTTTAGGATCAACAATCGCTGAGTGAATATTAGTGAAGACTTTAAATTCATCTGAGCAGCGTACGTCATAGCCATAGCTTGACGTGCCGTAAGAAATCACGCGTTGGTCGTTCACATAACGCACTTGCTCGGCTTCAAACGGCTCAATCATCGCATCGCTTTTGGCCATGCGGCGAATCCAATTATCAGATTTGATACTCATGTGTTACTTCTTCACTCGCTAAAGGAAATAGTGGGTCCATCGCCTTGATTGGCATTAACCGCTTCGGCTACTTTTTGGGCGATAGTAGCAAAGGTCTGGCTCACCGTCCCCTCAGGTTCAGATATGACACTCGGGCGCCCTGAATCCGTCAGTTCACGGATGGAGAGCGTGAGTGGTAGCCGTCCAAGCACTTGGGTATCGTATTCTTGAGCGATGTAATCTCCGCCACCAGTACCAAAAATAGCCGCTTCATGGCCACAGTTTTCACAGTGGTAAAGGCTCATATTTTCCACTACGCCCAGTACCGGCACGTTAACCTTGCGGAACATCTCGATCCCCTTGCGGGCATCTAAAAGCGCAATATCCTGCGGCGTTGTGACGATCACAGCGCCTGCCACCGGCACTTTCTGCGCCAGCGTCAGTTGGATATCGCCAGTGCCCGGCGGCATGTCGATCAACAGAAAGTCGAGATTGTCCCATTGGGTTTGCGTCAGCATCTGTTGAAACGCCCCCACCACCATAGGACCACGCCACACCATTGGCTCGCGAGTGTTAACCATAAACGCCATCGACATGGCTTGAAGGCCATGCGCTTCCAGCGGCAGAAATTTATCGTTGGCAGCCGCTTGAGGGCGTACACCCTCTTTAACACCCAGCATCTGAGCCTGACTGGGGCCGTAAATATCTGCATCAAGAACACCCACACGATATCCTTGCGCAGACAAGGCTAACGCCAAGTTAACGGTGACCGTGGATTTACCCACGCCACCTTTACCCGATGCCACTGCAATAATATGTTTAACCCCATCCATTCAATGGCACTCCTCATTTAGGCACTTAATTAACGTTGAGTGGATGATACTCCTCGGGGGCTCAATCATAAACCAGCAAACAAAAAGCGGATGCCGGTTGCCCGACATCCGCTCTCGTGTTGCTAGTCTACAGCGTTACCGCTTTTCACTATTAGCCAGCAGCGTTTTGCTGTGCTTCCTCACTACCACCATCGCTATCGTTGGCGCTCTCATCGCCATTGCTAGACGCTTCTTCTGACGAATTCTCTTGTGCAGAGCTGTCATTTGAAGAACCACTATTTGAAG includes the following:
- a CDS encoding GAF domain-containing protein, which produces MQNSVDYPLLNRQLEALLDTRDWLTNSAQTCAFIQQQLSDLNWVGFYLQRQPDVLGLGPFQGQPACHPIPFSKGVCGAAARQQITQRIDDVHAVADHIACDANSRSELVVPIVANGTLWGVLDLDSPLHARFTSQDQAGIEALVATFIRQTELPDLIER
- a CDS encoding endonuclease/exonuclease/phosphatase family protein, with the translated sequence MLGILLGSIAIVLLIATLIARIELHWWWIRSFEFPRLQIACLAIITWLSAVVLLEGGAWQWVTLLASGLTFLIQGYYIMPFTRLWPIQVKTAKSNDDDKTITLLIANVLTPNRQAQPLIDMIKQHQPDIVLTLESDQWWQDQLDPALAEQWPNSVKIPLDNLYGMHLYSHLELTDTSVEWLIQDDIPSIHTRVTLANGDSIRLFALHPRPPAPSESEKSLWRDAELLLVGKRIHEDPQPTLVAGDLNDVAWSRTTRLFCRVGGMLDPRRGRGLFSTFHAKYPILRWPLDHIFVTEHFTLVGMQRLKYFGSDHFPMLATFCYRPSRKNEAETPEASTEERSEASETIQEGKIEKQET
- a CDS encoding lyase family protein, whose translation is MATRMERDSMGELEVPFDALYGAQTQRAINNFPVSHTPMPTAFIHAVTRIKLAAARANQILGGLDSARGEAIQKAARDVLTGKHDQHFPIDVFQTGSGTSTNMNVNEVLATLASREGVEVTPNDHVNMGQSSNDVIPTAIHLSSAIAVHESLRPALVHLRDTIDQRASELSHVVKTGRTHLMDAMPLRMDQELGAWSSQINQAIERFDSAMKRLCRLAQGGTAVGTGVNAPAGFAEQVAQELSEQTGLMFTPNDSFFASLSSQDAAVELSGQLKGLACVIMKIANDLRWMNSGPLAGLGEIELEALQPGSSIMPGKVNPVIPESAAQAAAQVIGLDTAITVAGQSGNFQLNVMLPLVASNLLTSISLMSNTARLLADRAIATFKVREENVKGPLAKNPILVTALNGVIGYNAAAAIAKEAYQAGRAIIDVAEERTDLDRETLERLLDPTVLTQGGVPE
- a CDS encoding phasin family protein, which gives rise to MRTLNTNEMTQQFDNMFMAPVRAYMALSIDYSEKMVNAQMDASKAYFDTGVAQMRQMMDVKDAEGLRSYMEGQQKVAKDLAERAKGDADKVVSLQQDFIQKSQKITEDNVKQAQTAASKMTKTA
- the hda gene encoding DnaA regulatory inactivator Hda — encoded protein: MSRIPAQLPLGIGLRDDATFDNYYASRANAPLVEHITQQLTPTGEQFLYLWGAPGVGRSHLLQAACHAASDADKRTLYLPLSDLGHFPPLMLEDIERLDLVAIDDLECVIGRKRWEEALFHAFNRLRDAGKKLVITASASPRQLNVVLPDLASRLTWGVTFHVRPLENDEERLAALKLRASVRGMQLPDDVGRYILHRGPRELGELCRAVETLDKASLSAKRKLTIPFVKSALSW
- a CDS encoding AI-2E family transporter; the protein is MRNSWWGVLFLVVIGGLIYLLDAVLMPFIAGMILAYLADPLANQFQRWGMNRPLAVSSVFLVLLLILVVSLLILIPLIVQQLKQLGEAIPSIFNWVENILAPQVQEWTGYDVTAELTNVRETLAENWQDAGGYLAQALGQIGRSGMAFVSWITYVALIPVVTFYLLLDWNRLLDNVANLIPRQWADDTFRLARRCDEVLSSFLRGQLLVMLCLGIIYSVGLTLMGLNFGLLIGFVSGLVSIVPFLGFIVGLVIALVVALFQYATWWAVVGVILVFSVGQMAESVILQPKLLGDKIGLHPVAVIFAVLAGGNLFGLTGVLLALPVAAVILVLLKEVKVRYQHSELYDDKNIDNQSTIIESSSSYHDELGRDKQGRKDFGESS
- the purM gene encoding phosphoribosylformylglycinamidine cyclo-ligase, whose translation is MTETSSSSATPSLSYKDAGVDIDAGNALVDRIKHVAKRTTRPEVMGGLGGFGALCEIPAGYRQPVLVSGTDGVGTKLRLAMDLGKHDTIGIDLVAMCVNDLIVAGAEPLLFLDYYATGKLDVDIAADVVTGIGAGCELAGCALVGGETAEMPGMYEGSDYDLAGFCVGVVEKADILDGSKVAEGDVILGLASSGPHSNGYSLIRKILDISNASLTTDIDGKSLGDALMAPTRIYVKSLLSLMRGSDIPVHALSHITGGGLLENIPRVLPDALAAHIDINSWQRPAVFDWLQAQGNVNETEMHRVLNCGIGMVVVVPQQQAERATAHLEAEGETVYRLGQITKRQGEAVILENLSA
- the purN gene encoding phosphoribosylglycinamide formyltransferase — protein: MTNTDYQSDTIKDVTPDPLGARRIVVLVSGNGSNLQALIDAQSHDRLGGGEIVAVISNVADAYGLKRAHEAGIEAVALPHREYDSREAYDGALIKVIERHEPDLIVLAGFMRILTPRFVQRFLGRMLNIHPSLLPEYQGLNTHARALAAGVTSHGCSVHFVTEELDGGPVVLQAELQVSSDDTVETLQEKVRSREHLLYPIAVQWFLEGRLQFSAEGAKMDGHLLPEHGMRLSHADAAEELDEELDDEQQD
- the dcd gene encoding dCTP deaminase, whose translation is MSIKSDNWIRRMAKSDAMIEPFEAEQVRYVNDQRVISYGTSSYGYDVRCSDEFKVFTNIHSAIVDPKAFDAKSFVDIKGDVCVIPPNSFALARTVEYFRIPRNVLTICLGKSTYARCGIIVNVTPLEPEWEGHVTLEFSNTTNLPAKIYAHEGVAQMLFLESDEVCETSYKDRGGKYMGQRGVTLPRT
- the apbC gene encoding iron-sulfur cluster carrier protein ApbC; the encoded protein is MDGVKHIIAVASGKGGVGKSTVTVNLALALSAQGYRVGVLDADIYGPSQAQMLGVKEGVRPQAAANDKFLPLEAHGLQAMSMAFMVNTREPMVWRGPMVVGAFQQMLTQTQWDNLDFLLIDMPPGTGDIQLTLAQKVPVAGAVIVTTPQDIALLDARKGIEMFRKVNVPVLGVVENMSLYHCENCGHEAAIFGTGGGDYIAQEYDTQVLGRLPLTLSIRELTDSGRPSVISEPEGTVSQTFATIAQKVAEAVNANQGDGPTISFSE